AAGGCAGATGATATAGTTAATGCCCAAGTCATCCCTAACCAATGATCAATAAGAGGGTATTATTTCTTGACAATTTTGCGGACAAGACGCTCATCAGGTGTTTTCAATACGCACATATATGCGCCACTTGGAATAGACTTGGAATCAAACTTAACTTGATGAAGCCCCTTGCCTTGATGCTGTGCTTCAACTAATTGGCGGATGCGTTGACCCGACACAGTTATTAATTCGATACTTATCACATTGTCTGTTGGCAACCAATAATCAATTTGGACACTGCTTTCGAAGGGATTAGGATACGAGCTAATATTAATTACTGCTTTATCCAGTTCGCTTATATGGTGTTCTTCAAGCCTGGTTTGATTATTTAACGATTCAACCTCTTCTATCTTTGCATGAAGAAAGGAACCATTGGCGACATGAAACCCAGGCCTGAACGCAATTTCCTGGCCTGCTATCAAATCGACCGATCCTGAATTAATAGATTTATACGCAACGATATTTTTGGTAGCCTTCAAAGAAATACGTCCACCATTCACATTCGAATGGAGTATTTGGGTTTTGGGTGTCAATTTTTGACAAAAACCAGGGCCGGCAGACAAAGTCAGGACGACTAAAATTGCATGAGGAATAAATAATTTTTTCATCTAATAGAGTATAGGTGGGCGAAGAGTGCATGTATCCAAAGTCACACTTGTAACCAGCACAAAGGTTTTCCTTTTTTCATTAGCCACAACTACAAAATTGTAGAAAAACTGATATAAAATTATAGAATTAATAGAACTAGCATGCCGACTTCAATCTACTTACATAATTTGGCGTTATCCCCAGATACGATGCAATAAATCTCTGAGGGGCCCTTAGAAACAGGCCCCGGGAGTGGTCGTAAAAATCTTTAAGCCTGTCATTTGCAGAGTGAAGTTTCATTTCCCGAAGTTTTTGACGGCTTGTTAAAAGGTACTGCTCATAAAGCACACGTGCCAAGCCAGAGATCTCGGGATGCTCATCATACAACCTGTTCAGGTCTTGGCGCGTAATGTAAGTCAGTTCTGATGGTTCTAAGGTCTCAATAGATTGCTGGGCAGGCACATCGTTGATAAAGCTTTCAAAACAGGTAAATAGCTCATTTTCTTTGGCAAACCATTCCGTGATCTGAATAAAATTTCCTTTCATTGTATACGAATAGTATCCGTGGGTAAGCCCGCTATTTATAAACCAAAGTTTCTCGCATCTCTCTCCTTCTATCAATAATAGTTTTCCTTTTGGCACTTTGACAGTCTTCAACATATTCGTCAAAACGGATGCTGCTGACTTTGTAAACGTACCAATATCAGAAAGT
This Dyadobacter sp. UC 10 DNA region includes the following protein-coding sequences:
- a CDS encoding T9SS type A sorting domain-containing protein; translation: MKKLFIPHAILVVLTLSAGPGFCQKLTPKTQILHSNVNGGRISLKATKNIVAYKSINSGSVDLIAGQEIAFRPGFHVANGSFLHAKIEEVESLNNQTRLEEHHISELDKAVINISSYPNPFESSVQIDYWLPTDNVISIELITVSGQRIRQLVEAQHQGKGLHQVKFDSKSIPSGAYMCVLKTPDERLVRKIVKK
- a CDS encoding Crp/Fnr family transcriptional regulator, whose protein sequence is MITEDELFRRLSDIGTFTKSAASVLTNMLKTVKVPKGKLLLIEGERCEKLWFINSGLTHGYYSYTMKGNFIQITEWFAKENELFTCFESFINDVPAQQSIETLEPSELTYITRQDLNRLYDEHPEISGLARVLYEQYLLTSRQKLREMKLHSANDRLKDFYDHSRGLFLRAPQRFIASYLGITPNYVSRLKSAC